A region of Alteromonadaceae bacterium 2753L.S.0a.02 DNA encodes the following proteins:
- a CDS encoding polyketide synthase PksN, translated as MMYKELLLSYRAGEISKESLKDRLAALHATQKSIPLSEGQRGLWSISKNKPNTTAYNVPVCLRIDSEINTLAVEQSCKFLLTKHSILSSKIVIEDGGLVFNKVNPENFKLGVVELSGNSEPENRQVIQGYIEQPFDLDEGPLLKVFLFTVSNSHHYLLFVAHHIAFDGLSAVTFIKEFLQVYGHKVNGEPITDLRAKGSYGDFVRWENDYLKSEECVEHLEFWEAEYKAGIPQVRVPGDLEGDPDKGSAYHAALVVGDQAAGIKRYCDEHNISRSTFFLAAFNGLVAAHCGLNTAVVGMPVMVRPQIRFDELVGYFVNVLPLCSRDLNTRTFQSACLDVSQKIFEITDHAVYPFPKMVKEMGFKPGSGQSSFFHVMYAYQNFLDAAESSADSDAPIDVSLEADFQQGTDFDLALEVCETKDGFKLMLKFASGLYSQNWAINFLNELTTFLAQTLAEDGDLPAVYNLRRGDRCASSAGRSPAGIPSKSPVGVIFGPDTPSNAENICLHEIFVERAATIPEKIGLVCEGREYTYAEIDALTDALALRLIERGVHCETRVGLCMDRSADVVFAILAVLKAGGVYVPLDATHPQKRLQYVIEDCKPLLILTDKRHLGKLAFVEEIPVAPTLHTLSGLSAMESEVVSRHESRELLLGRTSPDNLAYILYTSGSTGTPKGVMVEHRNILNTLFALENRYPVKDGSRYLFKTNYIFDVSVAEIFGWYMGCGTLIVLPRGFESEPAKMLDVMATQSITHVNFVPSMLNSFLSALDESDCLALDKLSYLFVAGEAFTPALMRLCRSRLPGNVKVENIYGPTEVSIYATWFSLELLETSAEFVPIGKPLPNVNIAIINESGELCEPGIPGELCVSGAGVARGYWNKPDLSAQKFIVSDIFDAQRLYKTGDKVARLDDGNIQYLGRIDDQVKIRGYRIELGAIEACLQDHTSIEQCAVVVHESAHNKQLVAYFTRNKQAQESHEINRATLRDYAAKHLPEYMIPPFFIELESIPLTSTGKVDRKLLAQKSIDLRKQVQQTEVVSFERSAIERELTSIWEKILSVKNISPDDGFFVVGGDSVNLTMMIKTVNTRFNCKLVRTDVFEHSDIRSLAGFIFEHTHGRRKLGTVRPGIKTTHENIVQLKHEAPAQARSAPFDAGRTAKLTSDTIPDYYQNCLAIVGMSGTFPGAESTDEFWGNLLSGKESVRVLSVEELREAGVSEALLANPNYVPVQAAVANKAGFDPEFFNITPKDAELIDPQYRHLLMHSWKAIEDAGYCVEQLTNTGVFVSAGMSFYQALAGGDRNSNANALELNVYSSWVLSQSGTAPTMISHKLGLKGPSVFVHTNCSSSLIALDSAAKSILSGDCDQALVGAASILANQVPGYIHQPGMNFSSDGHLRAFDENADGMVAGEGVAVLLLKRADKAIADGDNVYAVIRGIAINNDGADKVGYYAPGYRGQTEVIANCLKKTGISPGSIEYVEAHGTGTKLGDPVEVKAISDVYRRFTEDRQFCAIGSAKSNIGHLDSAAGLAGLVKVALSLKHGTIPPTINCENPNSEIPFSDSPFYLATKARQYSTSYPCNRAALSSFGLGGTNTHAILESLPNILQAKNSTEQAPGELLFPVSAKTVKQLHIAAECLRRYLGSDSSLDLVRVSYTLQTGRAQMPCRVCFVASDLKQLMDAIAAYLAGEQSASVYISSEVNQASSDRSYFEDDDARLLFTEWCKLGQWDKLARVWATGVKFEWLPLWEIYGSSVKPTRLSLPTYPFALTPYWLGARAADKQQNASNLTTPGQIKKDKSPEVTSLQNSEIGISEFDQAQESKLSDNRHESTNTGHNSEVVAHILEALASATGIDSEEIDLDADLIELGLDSLAFLTVVKLIQDKYCVTISQTQLFDELNTLRKIADYVNAQARRSVPDDDRLEDLSSGNTASETSHLEKLSPKAALEENHYQTVKPSSITSQTKNQKRDDTGLRELFTHNYVERTSGSRRSAEKNRRHLADSRAVAGLRPDTKAFTYPIVGTHADGSYFTDIDGNQFMDISMGFGVLLFGHKPPFVEKALIEQIQNGLQIGPQSRLAGEVATLICELTGVERVAFCNTGSEAVMVALRLAKAATGKSTIAVFKNSYHGHFDGVLPSLSEGTEKPNIVELEYGEDSALHYIAQNADLLAGVIVEPVQSRRPELQPKDFIHKLRALTLEVNVPLIFDEVLTGFRILPGGAQQYFGVQADIVTYGKIIGGGLPVAAVAGKSKYMDMIDGGQWRFDDESLPASKRIMFVGTYNKNSLAMAASYSVLKEIKSQGEAMYSALNERTHVLVESLNAAFENLQLPVEVVHFGSLFRFKSNRNLEPFYQQLIYRGVYVWEGRNCFIATSMDERFIEQLQQIILAAAQAAFGQTTLASGLPNASEITRNDSSPPGKNRENAMSYSVEAL; from the coding sequence ATGATGTACAAGGAACTTCTGCTTTCTTATCGTGCTGGAGAGATTTCAAAGGAATCGCTCAAAGATAGGCTGGCAGCACTGCACGCGACTCAGAAGAGTATTCCGCTTTCAGAGGGGCAGAGGGGTTTGTGGTCCATCTCAAAAAACAAACCCAACACCACTGCCTATAATGTGCCGGTTTGTTTACGTATTGATAGTGAAATTAATACGCTTGCCGTCGAGCAAAGTTGTAAGTTCCTTCTCACAAAACACAGCATTTTGTCGAGTAAAATAGTGATTGAAGATGGCGGTCTGGTATTTAATAAAGTAAATCCAGAAAATTTCAAATTGGGAGTTGTGGAGCTGTCAGGTAATTCTGAACCTGAAAACCGACAAGTTATTCAAGGGTATATCGAGCAGCCGTTTGATCTTGATGAAGGCCCTCTACTGAAAGTATTTTTGTTTACTGTTTCGAATTCTCACCATTATCTCTTATTTGTAGCGCATCATATTGCTTTTGATGGCTTGTCTGCAGTTACCTTTATCAAGGAGTTTCTCCAGGTATACGGTCATAAAGTAAATGGTGAACCGATTACTGATTTGCGTGCAAAAGGTAGTTATGGCGATTTTGTTCGTTGGGAAAATGATTATCTCAAAAGCGAAGAGTGCGTAGAACACCTTGAATTTTGGGAGGCTGAATATAAAGCAGGCATTCCTCAAGTACGTGTGCCTGGTGATTTGGAGGGCGATCCCGATAAGGGTAGCGCTTATCATGCGGCTCTCGTCGTTGGCGATCAGGCCGCTGGCATAAAGCGGTATTGCGATGAACACAATATCAGCCGCTCTACCTTCTTTCTTGCAGCATTTAATGGGCTGGTTGCTGCACATTGTGGCTTGAATACTGCGGTAGTCGGTATGCCTGTTATGGTGCGGCCTCAAATTCGTTTTGATGAGCTGGTTGGCTACTTTGTTAATGTGTTACCGCTCTGCTCACGTGATCTGAATACTAGAACGTTTCAATCTGCCTGTCTCGATGTGTCACAGAAGATATTCGAAATTACTGATCATGCAGTTTACCCATTTCCAAAAATGGTGAAGGAAATGGGTTTTAAACCGGGATCAGGTCAATCTTCCTTCTTCCACGTTATGTATGCCTACCAGAATTTTCTGGACGCAGCTGAATCCAGCGCAGATTCTGATGCGCCGATTGATGTTAGCCTTGAAGCTGATTTTCAGCAGGGTACCGATTTTGATTTGGCCTTGGAGGTGTGTGAAACCAAAGACGGTTTTAAACTGATGTTGAAATTTGCATCGGGTCTTTACTCACAGAACTGGGCTATCAACTTCCTCAATGAATTGACCACGTTCTTAGCACAGACGCTGGCAGAAGACGGTGATTTGCCTGCAGTCTACAACCTCCGACGAGGTGATCGATGTGCTTCCAGCGCGGGTAGATCGCCGGCAGGTATTCCCAGTAAATCTCCTGTAGGTGTCATTTTTGGTCCAGATACACCGAGCAATGCAGAGAATATTTGCTTGCACGAGATTTTTGTGGAAAGAGCCGCAACGATTCCGGAAAAAATAGGCCTGGTTTGCGAGGGGCGAGAGTATACCTATGCTGAAATTGATGCGCTTACCGATGCTTTGGCTTTACGCCTGATAGAGCGCGGAGTGCACTGCGAAACCCGAGTGGGGCTTTGCATGGATCGCTCTGCAGATGTGGTGTTTGCAATTTTGGCGGTGCTCAAAGCGGGCGGTGTCTATGTGCCTCTGGATGCGACTCATCCTCAAAAGCGACTGCAGTATGTTATTGAAGATTGCAAGCCCTTGCTTATTCTCACCGATAAGCGCCATCTGGGTAAATTGGCATTTGTTGAAGAAATTCCCGTCGCACCCACCTTGCATACTTTGAGCGGATTATCCGCAATGGAAAGCGAGGTGGTATCGAGGCACGAATCTCGCGAACTGCTATTGGGGCGTACAAGTCCCGATAACTTAGCGTATATCCTCTACACCTCTGGATCGACGGGAACGCCCAAGGGCGTAATGGTTGAACACCGGAATATACTCAATACCTTGTTTGCTCTCGAAAATCGCTATCCCGTGAAAGATGGCAGCCGTTATTTATTCAAAACCAATTATATTTTCGATGTTTCAGTTGCCGAAATTTTCGGTTGGTACATGGGCTGTGGAACCCTAATTGTTTTGCCAAGAGGGTTCGAAAGCGAGCCGGCTAAAATGCTGGATGTTATGGCGACTCAGAGTATCACGCATGTCAATTTTGTACCGTCCATGCTTAATTCGTTTTTAAGCGCCCTTGATGAAAGCGATTGCCTGGCCCTGGATAAACTAAGCTATTTATTCGTGGCGGGTGAGGCCTTCACTCCAGCTTTGATGAGATTGTGTAGATCGCGGCTACCCGGGAACGTTAAAGTTGAAAATATTTATGGACCAACAGAAGTATCTATCTATGCCACATGGTTTTCCCTGGAATTATTGGAGACCAGCGCCGAATTTGTTCCAATAGGGAAGCCTTTGCCCAACGTTAACATCGCAATAATCAACGAGAGTGGCGAACTTTGTGAACCCGGAATTCCCGGTGAGCTTTGTGTTTCTGGCGCTGGTGTTGCTCGAGGCTATTGGAACAAACCAGACCTCAGCGCTCAGAAATTTATTGTGAGTGATATATTCGATGCTCAGCGTCTTTACAAAACGGGTGATAAGGTTGCGCGACTCGACGACGGAAATATTCAATATCTCGGGCGAATTGATGATCAAGTTAAAATTCGCGGGTATCGCATCGAATTAGGAGCGATAGAAGCCTGTTTGCAAGACCATACTAGTATTGAACAGTGTGCTGTAGTGGTTCATGAAAGTGCTCACAACAAACAACTGGTCGCTTACTTCACGCGCAACAAACAAGCCCAAGAAAGCCACGAAATTAATCGTGCGACATTACGGGACTATGCGGCAAAGCATTTGCCAGAGTATATGATTCCACCTTTTTTTATAGAGCTAGAGAGTATTCCGCTAACAAGTACAGGCAAAGTGGATCGCAAGCTGTTAGCTCAGAAATCTATTGATTTACGTAAACAGGTTCAGCAGACCGAAGTGGTCAGTTTTGAACGCAGTGCAATTGAAAGAGAGTTGACGTCAATCTGGGAAAAAATACTGAGTGTAAAAAATATTTCTCCCGATGATGGCTTTTTTGTGGTAGGTGGTGATTCCGTAAATCTCACAATGATGATAAAAACCGTGAACACGCGTTTTAATTGTAAGTTGGTACGTACCGATGTGTTTGAGCACAGCGATATCCGCAGTTTGGCTGGTTTTATATTTGAACATACCCATGGTCGTCGCAAGCTTGGCACTGTGCGACCAGGAATCAAAACGACTCACGAGAATATTGTTCAACTCAAGCACGAAGCACCAGCTCAGGCGCGCAGCGCCCCCTTTGATGCTGGTCGTACTGCCAAACTCACGTCAGATACCATTCCCGACTATTATCAAAATTGTTTGGCGATTGTGGGAATGTCGGGCACATTTCCCGGAGCAGAATCCACCGATGAATTTTGGGGTAACCTACTTTCAGGAAAAGAGAGTGTTCGTGTATTAAGCGTTGAGGAATTGCGTGAAGCGGGTGTTAGTGAGGCTCTTTTGGCAAACCCTAACTATGTCCCTGTTCAGGCTGCAGTGGCTAACAAAGCTGGATTTGATCCGGAGTTTTTTAATATCACTCCGAAAGATGCGGAATTGATCGATCCCCAATATCGTCATCTCCTTATGCATTCCTGGAAAGCAATCGAGGATGCAGGATACTGTGTGGAGCAGTTGACTAATACCGGTGTATTTGTATCTGCTGGAATGAGTTTTTATCAGGCGCTTGCCGGAGGGGATCGGAACAGCAACGCTAACGCGTTGGAATTGAATGTATATTCTTCCTGGGTGTTATCACAAAGTGGTACCGCACCTACCATGATCTCGCATAAATTGGGTTTAAAAGGTCCCAGTGTTTTTGTTCACACCAATTGTTCTTCTTCCCTAATAGCACTTGATTCTGCGGCGAAATCCATTTTAAGCGGCGATTGCGATCAGGCTTTAGTTGGGGCTGCCTCTATTCTGGCAAATCAAGTGCCTGGCTATATTCATCAACCGGGGATGAACTTTTCCAGTGACGGCCATCTGCGGGCCTTCGATGAAAACGCAGATGGTATGGTCGCCGGAGAGGGGGTTGCAGTGCTACTGCTAAAGCGCGCCGATAAGGCGATTGCCGATGGTGACAATGTGTATGCCGTAATACGCGGTATAGCAATCAATAACGATGGTGCAGATAAAGTCGGTTATTACGCTCCTGGATATCGCGGCCAAACTGAGGTGATTGCCAACTGCTTGAAGAAAACGGGAATCAGCCCCGGTAGTATTGAATACGTTGAGGCGCATGGAACAGGAACGAAGTTGGGTGACCCGGTAGAAGTAAAAGCTATTTCTGATGTGTACCGGCGTTTTACTGAAGACAGGCAATTCTGTGCGATTGGTTCGGCGAAATCCAATATCGGGCATTTGGATAGCGCTGCGGGGTTGGCGGGGTTGGTGAAAGTTGCGCTTTCTCTCAAGCACGGAACCATTCCTCCCACAATCAATTGCGAAAATCCCAATAGCGAAATCCCCTTTTCTGATTCGCCCTTTTATTTGGCCACGAAGGCCAGACAGTACTCAACGTCATACCCTTGTAACCGTGCAGCGCTAAGTTCATTCGGCCTGGGTGGTACGAATACCCATGCAATTCTCGAGTCGCTTCCAAATATTTTACAAGCCAAAAATTCAACTGAGCAGGCTCCAGGTGAATTGCTTTTCCCGGTATCGGCTAAAACCGTGAAGCAGTTGCATATAGCTGCCGAGTGCTTGCGCCGCTATCTCGGCAGCGATTCGTCACTGGATTTAGTGCGTGTTTCCTACACTCTGCAAACGGGTCGCGCGCAAATGCCCTGTCGTGTGTGCTTTGTTGCTTCTGATCTCAAACAGCTGATGGATGCGATAGCAGCTTATCTTGCAGGGGAACAATCTGCCAGCGTGTACATCAGCAGTGAAGTCAATCAGGCATCGAGTGATCGATCGTATTTTGAAGATGACGACGCACGTTTATTATTTACTGAGTGGTGCAAGCTTGGCCAATGGGACAAGCTTGCAAGGGTCTGGGCAACCGGTGTTAAGTTTGAATGGCTACCCTTGTGGGAAATATACGGTAGTTCAGTAAAACCTACTCGTTTAAGTCTGCCTACATATCCCTTCGCATTAACCCCATATTGGTTGGGTGCCCGCGCCGCAGATAAACAGCAAAACGCTTCAAATTTGACTACCCCAGGGCAGATCAAGAAAGATAAATCTCCTGAAGTAACAAGCTTGCAAAACAGCGAAATAGGTATTTCAGAGTTCGATCAAGCACAAGAATCAAAATTAAGCGATAACAGACACGAATCGACCAATACCGGACACAACTCGGAAGTAGTGGCACATATTCTCGAAGCGCTGGCCTCCGCAACGGGTATTGATTCTGAGGAAATCGATTTGGATGCTGACCTCATCGAATTAGGGTTGGATTCTCTGGCGTTTTTAACCGTGGTTAAGCTCATCCAAGATAAATATTGTGTCACTATTTCCCAAACACAGTTGTTTGATGAATTAAATACCTTGCGAAAAATTGCAGACTATGTGAACGCACAAGCAAGACGCTCCGTACCGGACGATGACAGGCTCGAAGATCTCAGCTCCGGTAATACTGCTTCCGAAACGTCACACCTTGAAAAGTTATCTCCCAAGGCTGCACTCGAAGAAAATCATTATCAAACAGTAAAGCCATCTTCCATCACATCTCAAACAAAGAACCAGAAACGGGATGACACCGGCTTAAGAGAACTTTTTACACACAATTACGTGGAGCGAACCAGCGGTTCACGACGCAGCGCTGAAAAGAATCGAAGACATCTCGCCGATAGCCGGGCGGTTGCGGGTTTGCGACCAGATACCAAGGCGTTTACTTACCCCATTGTGGGGACTCACGCAGATGGGAGTTACTTTACCGATATTGATGGCAATCAATTTATGGATATTAGTATGGGTTTTGGTGTTTTGTTGTTTGGACATAAACCCCCGTTTGTTGAAAAAGCACTTATAGAGCAAATCCAAAATGGATTGCAGATTGGTCCCCAATCTCGATTGGCCGGAGAGGTCGCAACTCTGATATGTGAGCTGACAGGTGTAGAAAGGGTTGCATTTTGCAATACCGGTTCGGAAGCAGTCATGGTAGCACTTCGGCTCGCGAAAGCGGCGACAGGTAAATCTACCATAGCAGTGTTTAAAAATTCTTACCACGGACACTTTGACGGTGTGCTTCCAAGCTTATCGGAAGGTACAGAAAAACCAAATATTGTTGAGTTGGAATACGGGGAAGATTCTGCGTTGCACTATATTGCACAAAATGCAGATTTGCTAGCGGGTGTAATTGTGGAACCGGTGCAAAGCAGACGACCAGAATTGCAACCAAAAGATTTTATACACAAACTCCGTGCGCTCACATTAGAAGTGAATGTGCCACTGATTTTCGATGAGGTGCTTACCGGTTTTCGAATCTTGCCAGGTGGCGCGCAACAATATTTTGGTGTACAGGCAGATATTGTTACCTACGGGAAAATAATAGGTGGAGGCCTTCCTGTAGCCGCTGTTGCCGGAAAATCGAAATATATGGACATGATTGATGGCGGTCAATGGCGTTTTGATGACGAATCGTTACCTGCTTCCAAGCGCATTATGTTTGTTGGAACCTATAACAAAAATTCGCTTGCCATGGCTGCTAGTTATTCGGTGTTGAAGGAAATTAAAAGCCAGGGCGAAGCCATGTACAGTGCTTTAAACGAGCGCACCCATGTACTCGTTGAATCACTAAATGCCGCTTTCGAAAATCTGCAGCTTCCAGTTGAGGTGGTTCATTTTGGGTCGCTTTTTAGATTCAAAAGTAATCGCAACCTTGAGCCGTTTTATCAACAACTGATTTATCGTGGTGTGTATGTATGGGAGGGTCGAAACTGTTTTATCGCAACAAGCATGGATGAGCGTTTTATAGAACAGTTACAACAAATCATATTAGCCGCTGCGCAAGCTGCGTTTGGCCAGACAACACTTGCTAGTGGTTTGCCAAATGCGTCTGAAATCACCCGTAATGACAGTAGTCCTCCCGGGAAAAATCGAGAGAACGCTATGTCATATTCAGTCGAAGCCCTTTAG